In the genome of Telluria mixta, the window ACGCTCGGCTGGCTGTCGTTCCGCTTCCCGGACATCGACTGGCGCACGCCGTACCCGAATCTGGCGCGCCTGTTCGACAAGCTGTCGGAACGGCCGTCGTTCAAGGACACCGTCCCGCACTGACCCGATGTCCTCGACGTCCCGGCGGTTGCAAATGGCCGACATCGCACGCCTGGCGGGCGTGTCGACGTCGACCGTCTCGCGCGCGCTCAGCCACAGCCCTCTCGTCAACCAGGAAACGCGCGACCGCATCCTCGACCTCGCGCGCTCGCTGAACTACACGATCAACATCGGCGCGCAAAACCTGCGGCTGCAGCAGAACCGCACGGTGGCCGTCGTCATCCCGATCGAGCAGGCCACGCGCCAGCAGTTGTCCGACCCGTTCTTCCTGTCGATGCTGGGCAGTCTCGCGGACGCGCTCAGCGCCCAGGGCTTCGACATCCTCGTCTCGCGCGTGGATGCCGATGAGGTCGACGCGGCCGCCGCGCCGTTCGACGGCGGGCGTGCGATCGGCGTGATCCTGATCGGCCAGGGCCGCCACCACGATCAACTGAACAAGATGGCCGCGCGCGGCGTGCCGTTCGTCGTCTGGGGCGCGCAGCTGCCGCAGCAGTTGTACACGACGGTCGGCGGCGACAACGTCACGGGTGGCCGCCTCGCGACGGAACGCCTGCTGGCGCAGGGCCGGCGCCGCATCGCCTTCTTCGGCGATACGAGCCTGCCCGAAGTCGAGCAGCGCTACCGCGGCTACGTGGAAGCGCTGGCCGCGCACGGCCTGTCTCCCGATCCGCAACTGCACGTGGCCTCGTCGTTCCTGCCCGAGAGCGGCGGGCAGGCCGTCGCGGAGCTGGCGCGGCGCGGCGTCGCCTACGATGCCCTGTTCGCCAGCAGCGACCTGCTCGCGATGAAATCCATCCACGCCATGCGCGAGCAGGGGAAGGACATTCCGGCCGACGTGGCCGTCGTCGGCTACGACGACATCGAATTGTCCAGCTACTTCCATCCGCCGCTCACTACCGTCGCCCAGCCGCGCGACGTGGCCGCGCGCGCGCTCGTCGATGCGCTGCTCGTCCTCGTCGACGGCCGCAGCGCACCCTCCGTCCAGCTTCCCACCGAACTGATCGTCCGCGCCAGCGCCTGACCGGGCGTTGTCCCGGCGCTTCCGTCCGGCCCTCGTTGCACATTGATTTGCAAACGTTTGCAAAATGCGCCGCCGATTATCTATCGTTGGCGCCAATCTAGCCTGTTCAGCCACTTGCGGCGTTTTTGCAACGGTATTGCAATCGTTTGCAATTTTCCAAAAATCGCGAAATAATGGCCACGTGCCTGACAAGGTGCCAACAAATCGAATACAAACGGAGGAGACATGGAAGTTCGCATGAAGCACACGGCGCGTGCCGTGGCGCTGGCTTTGCTGCACCTGGGTGCGGCGTCCGCACAGGAAGCCGCCGCGCCGGCGGCATCGTCGACCGATGGCCTGAAGATGGAACGCGTCGTCGTGACGGGCACGCCGACCGGTTCGAGCAAGATGAAGTCGAGCGTCTCGGTCAGCACGCTGGAAGCGGACGCCATCCAGAACCTCGCGCCGACCAGCGCCGCCGAAGTGCTGCGCTCGATCCCCGGCGTGCGCTCGGAATCGTCGGGCGGCGAAGGCAATGCCAACATCACCGTGCGCGGCGTGCCCATCTCCGCGGGCGGCGCGCGCTACGTGCAGATGCAGGAAGACGGCCTGCCGGTGCTGCAGTTCGGCGACTTCAACTTCATCACCCCCGACAGCTACATCAAGATCGACGGCACCCTCGACCACGTGGAAGCCGTGCGCGGCGGCTCGGCCTCGACGCTCGCCACCAACTCGCCGGGCGGCATCATCAACTTCATCTCGAAGGACGGTGCGCAGAAGGGCGGCAGCATCGGCCTGACGCGCGGCCTCGATTACGACAGCACGCGCGTCGACTTCGACTACGGCGCGCCGATCTCGGAACGCGACCGCTTCTTCGTCGGCGGCTTCTACCGCCGCGGCGAAGGCATCCGCAACGCGGCCGGCAAGGACGAGCGGGGCGGCCAGCTGCGCGCGAACTTCACGCACGATTTCGACGGCGGCTACCTGCGCGTCTCGCTCAAGCACCTCGATGACCAGAGCCCGACGGCGCTGCCCGTGCCGGTCCTGGTCAACAACGGCCACATCTCGGAAATCGCCGGCATCGACCCGCGCTACGCGTCGTTCTATTCGCCGTACTGGGTGCAGGATGTCTCGCTCACCAAGGGCAACGGCCACGTCGCGAGCGACGTCAACGACGGCCTGTCCGTGAAGAGCAATGCGATCGGCCTGGAAGGCTCGTTCGACCTGGGCAACGGCTGGACCGTGACGGACAAGTTCCGCAAGGCGTCCAACAGCGGCCGCTTCGTGGGCGTCTTCCCGGCCGACAGCGGCACCGTCGGCAGCTATACGTTCGCCACGGGCCCCGACGCCGGCAAGGCCTACAACGGCCGCGCGTTCAACGCCGTCGTCTTCAACACGTCGATCGACGACGCGGGCAACACGCTGAACGATGCCCGCCTGACCAAGACTTTTAAAATCGACGGCGCGAAGCTGAACGTGACGGCGGGCTGGTACTCGTCGTTGCAGAAGCTGGGCCTGACCTGGAACTTCAACCAGTACCTGATGCAGGCGACCGGTGACAATCCGGCGTTGCTGAAGACGGGAAGCAGCACGCCGGGCTACGTCGGTCCGGCTTTCGGTGGCTGCTGCTCGCGCGCCGTCGACGTCGAATACCGCACCAATTCGCCGTACGCGAACATCGGCTGGGAGCAGGGCACCGTCAACGTGGACGCCAGCGTGCGCCGCGACCGCCAGCACGCCGGCGGCAGCGCCAACATCGCCACCAATGCCGCCAGCTACCTGCCGGGCACCGTGCAGCACGTCGACTACGACATCGGCCACACGTCGTATTCGGTGGGCGGCAACTGGAGAGTCACGCCGTCGCTGGCGCTGTTCGCCCGCACGAGCGAAGGCGTCGCGTTCAACGCCGACCGCATCCTGTTCGGCACCCCGCTGGACGGCAGCGCGCCGATCAGCATCAACACGGTGAAGCAACTGGAAGGCGGCGTGAAATGGCGCAGCGGCGGTCTGTCCACGTTCCTCACGCTGTTCCATGCGAAGACTCGCGAGAGCAACTACGAAGCGACGACGCAGCTGTCGACCGCGAACAGCTACGACGCGAAAGGCGCCGAACTGGAAGCGGCCTATCGCGTGGGCGACTTCCGCGTCACGGGCGGCCTCACCTTGACCAATGCGAAGATCACCGCGACGGCACCGGGCGGCGAAGCGACCATCGGCCACACGCCGCGCCGCCAGGCGCACGCCGTGTACCAGCTCACGCCGAGCTACGACCTGGGCGCGGCCAACTTCGGCCTGGCCGTCGTCGGCACGGGTAAAAGCTGGGGCGACGATGCCAACACGCTCGTCCTGCCCGGTTACACCGTCGTGCACGCGTTCCTGAACTACCAGCTGACGCCGAAGGTGCAGCTGTCCGTGAACGCCAACAACCTGTTCAACCGCATCGGCTACACCGAGATCGAAGGCGACGGTCACGCCGCCCGCTCGATCACGGGCCGCGCCGTGAAGGCCAGCGTCAAGTACGCGTTCTGATGCACTGGGCCGGCCTCAAAGCCGGCCTTTTACTTTCGATTCCCAGAGATTCATGACGACGATGTCCCATTCCCTGCGCCGCCTGCTCGAGGTGCTGCCGGCTGGCCGCCACGCCGACGCCGAGCGCCGTTTCGCGCGCCACGAGGCCGTGCTTTCCGACCGCCTGCACCGCCTGTACGGCCATCTGCCCGGCCACACGGCCTGGTTCGACAACCTGCTGGCCGGGATCGGGCGCCTGATGGCCGCGCGCCCGGCCGCGCTGCAGGCGCTCGACGCCGCCCGCGAGGACGATCCCAACTGGTTCTGCGCCCCGACGATGCTGGGCTACAGCGCGTACGTCGACAAGTTCGGCGGCGACCTGCGCGGTGTGAAGGAACGCATCCCGCACCTGCGCGACCTGGGCGTCACGTATTTGCACCTGTTGCCGTTCCTGCGCCCGCGCGCGGGCGAGAACGACGGCGGCTTCGCCGTCGCCAGCTTCGACGAGGTCGACCCGCGCTTCGGCACGATGGCCGACCTGGAAGACCTGACGGCGGCACTGCGCGAAGCGGGCATCAGCCTGTGCTCCGACCTGATCCTGAACCACGTGGCCGACGACCATCCGTGGGCGCAGGGCGCCATGACCGGCGACACCGCCATGCGCGCCTTCTTCCACGTGCTGGACGAGGACAAGGCGCACGCCTATGAACGCACCCTGGGCCAGGTGTTCCCGCAGGCGGCGCCCGGCAATTTCACGCACGTCGATGCGATGGGCGGCTGGGTGTGGACCACGTTCTATCCATTCCAGTGGGACCTGAACTACGCCAACCCGGCCGTGTTCGAAGCCGTGGCGGCGGCGCTGCTGCGCCTTGCGAACCGCGGCATCGACGTGTTCCGCCTGGACTCCACCGCCTTCCTGTGGAAGCGCCTCGGCACGGACTGCATGAACCAGCCGGAAGCGCATCTGCTGCTGCAGGCGCTGCGCGCCATCGTCGATATCGCCGCGCCGGGCGTGCTGCTGAAGGCCGAGGCGATCGTGCCGACGCGCGAACTGCCCGCGTACTTCGGCGACGCGGCCGCGCCCGAATGCCACCTCGCCTACCACAGCACCCTCATGACGGCCGGCTGGGCCGCGCTGGCCGAGGAAGACGCGGGCCTCGTGCGCGCGGTCGCCGCCGCCACGCCGCCGCTGCCATCCGGCGCGAGCTGGCTGACCTATGTGCGCTGCCACGACGACATCGGCTGGAAACACCTGCTGGCCGAGGCGGGCAATCTCGATCGCCTGGCCGCCGTCGCGCGTTGTTATAACGAGAAGGGCGGCATCGGCTTCCAGGGCGGCCTCGCCACCAACGGCACGGCCGCCGCGCTGTGCGGCTTCGATGGATCCGATGAGGGCTTGCGGCGCCTGCTGCTCGTGCACGGCCTGGCGCTGTGCTTCGGCGGCCTGCCCATGCTGTACATGGGCGACGAGCTGGCGATGGCCAACGACGACAGTTATCTCGCCGACCCGGCGAAAGCGCACGACAGCCGCTGGATCCAGCGCGCGCCGTTCGACGAAACGCGTTACGCGCAGCGCGACGATGCATCGACGCCCGCAGGTCGTGCGTACGCGGGCCTGCGCCGCCTGATCAAGCAGCGCCGCGACACGCCGGATCTCGCGGCCGGCGCGCCGTGCACGGTGCTGCCCGCCGGCGACCCGGCCCTGCTGGCGCTGGCGCGTGGCGAGCGCTTCCTGGGTCTCTTCAACTTTTCCGGCCGCGAGCTGACCGTCGACCTGGCCGCGTACGGCCGCGCCGGCACGGTGAGTCTGGCGCCGTGGGACCAGGCGTGGCTATGACGAGGGATGACATGACGCAGAATGTGCAAGGACCGGTCGCCGTCTTCGGCGAAGCGCTGGTCGACGATTTCGGCGACCGCCAGGTGATCGGCGGCGCGCCGTTCAACGTGGCGCGCCACCTGGCCGCGCTAGGACAGGATGCCCTGATGCTGACCCGCGTGGGCCTGGACGAGAACGGTGCCCGCATGCGTGCGGAGTTCGAGCGCTTCGGCCTGTCGATGGCCGGGCTGCAGGTGGATGCGACCTTGCCGACGGGCCGGGTGAGTGTGGAACGCCACAGCGACGGCGGCCACCGCTTCACGATCCTGCCGCACCAGGCTTATGATGCGATGGAGGCCGATGCCGCCGTCGCCGCCATGACGGCTGCGGCGCCCGCGACGCTGTATTTCGGCACGCTGGCCCAGCGCGAGCCGGCATCGCGCGATGCGCTGGCGCGGCTGCTGGCCGCGACGGATGCCTGCCGCTACCTGGACCTGAACGTGAGGGAAGGGCAGGTGACGGAGCGGTGCGTGTTCGCGTCGCTGCACGCGGCTGACATCGTCAAGGTCAACGAAGAGGAGTTGCAGGATTTGTTCGGCTGGTACACCCACATGCGGCTCCCGACGGACGACATGGGATGCAATGACGTGCGCCACGCGTGCGCGACCTTGCTGCGCGTGTTCAACCTGGCGGGCCTGATCGTGACGCTGGGCCCGCGCGGTGCCGTCTGGTTCGGGGCCGATGGCGCATACCACGCCACGCGCGCGCCGACGGCACCGGTGCAGCTGGCCGACACGGTCGGCGCCGGCGACGCCTTCTCCGCCGTGTTCCTGCTGGGCCGCGCGCGCGGCTGGCCGCTCGACGTGACGCTGGCGCGCGCCAACCAGTTCGCCGGCGCCGTGTGCGGCATCGTCGGCGCCGTCCCGGACGACCGCGCGTTCTACCGTCCATTCATCGA includes:
- a CDS encoding LacI family DNA-binding transcriptional regulator is translated as MADIARLAGVSTSTVSRALSHSPLVNQETRDRILDLARSLNYTINIGAQNLRLQQNRTVAVVIPIEQATRQQLSDPFFLSMLGSLADALSAQGFDILVSRVDADEVDAAAAPFDGGRAIGVILIGQGRHHDQLNKMAARGVPFVVWGAQLPQQLYTTVGGDNVTGGRLATERLLAQGRRRIAFFGDTSLPEVEQRYRGYVEALAAHGLSPDPQLHVASSFLPESGGQAVAELARRGVAYDALFASSDLLAMKSIHAMREQGKDIPADVAVVGYDDIELSSYFHPPLTTVAQPRDVAARALVDALLVLVDGRSAPSVQLPTELIVRASA
- a CDS encoding TonB-dependent receptor, with the translated sequence MEVRMKHTARAVALALLHLGAASAQEAAAPAASSTDGLKMERVVVTGTPTGSSKMKSSVSVSTLEADAIQNLAPTSAAEVLRSIPGVRSESSGGEGNANITVRGVPISAGGARYVQMQEDGLPVLQFGDFNFITPDSYIKIDGTLDHVEAVRGGSASTLATNSPGGIINFISKDGAQKGGSIGLTRGLDYDSTRVDFDYGAPISERDRFFVGGFYRRGEGIRNAAGKDERGGQLRANFTHDFDGGYLRVSLKHLDDQSPTALPVPVLVNNGHISEIAGIDPRYASFYSPYWVQDVSLTKGNGHVASDVNDGLSVKSNAIGLEGSFDLGNGWTVTDKFRKASNSGRFVGVFPADSGTVGSYTFATGPDAGKAYNGRAFNAVVFNTSIDDAGNTLNDARLTKTFKIDGAKLNVTAGWYSSLQKLGLTWNFNQYLMQATGDNPALLKTGSSTPGYVGPAFGGCCSRAVDVEYRTNSPYANIGWEQGTVNVDASVRRDRQHAGGSANIATNAASYLPGTVQHVDYDIGHTSYSVGGNWRVTPSLALFARTSEGVAFNADRILFGTPLDGSAPISINTVKQLEGGVKWRSGGLSTFLTLFHAKTRESNYEATTQLSTANSYDAKGAELEAAYRVGDFRVTGGLTLTNAKITATAPGGEATIGHTPRRQAHAVYQLTPSYDLGAANFGLAVVGTGKSWGDDANTLVLPGYTVVHAFLNYQLTPKVQLSVNANNLFNRIGYTEIEGDGHAARSITGRAVKASVKYAF
- a CDS encoding alpha-amylase family glycosyl hydrolase, which produces MTTMSHSLRRLLEVLPAGRHADAERRFARHEAVLSDRLHRLYGHLPGHTAWFDNLLAGIGRLMAARPAALQALDAAREDDPNWFCAPTMLGYSAYVDKFGGDLRGVKERIPHLRDLGVTYLHLLPFLRPRAGENDGGFAVASFDEVDPRFGTMADLEDLTAALREAGISLCSDLILNHVADDHPWAQGAMTGDTAMRAFFHVLDEDKAHAYERTLGQVFPQAAPGNFTHVDAMGGWVWTTFYPFQWDLNYANPAVFEAVAAALLRLANRGIDVFRLDSTAFLWKRLGTDCMNQPEAHLLLQALRAIVDIAAPGVLLKAEAIVPTRELPAYFGDAAAPECHLAYHSTLMTAGWAALAEEDAGLVRAVAAATPPLPSGASWLTYVRCHDDIGWKHLLAEAGNLDRLAAVARCYNEKGGIGFQGGLATNGTAAALCGFDGSDEGLRRLLLVHGLALCFGGLPMLYMGDELAMANDDSYLADPAKAHDSRWIQRAPFDETRYAQRDDASTPAGRAYAGLRRLIKQRRDTPDLAAGAPCTVLPAGDPALLALARGERFLGLFNFSGRELTVDLAAYGRAGTVSLAPWDQAWL
- a CDS encoding PfkB family carbohydrate kinase yields the protein MTQNVQGPVAVFGEALVDDFGDRQVIGGAPFNVARHLAALGQDALMLTRVGLDENGARMRAEFERFGLSMAGLQVDATLPTGRVSVERHSDGGHRFTILPHQAYDAMEADAAVAAMTAAAPATLYFGTLAQREPASRDALARLLAATDACRYLDLNVREGQVTERCVFASLHAADIVKVNEEELQDLFGWYTHMRLPTDDMGCNDVRHACATLLRVFNLAGLIVTLGPRGAVWFGADGAYHATRAPTAPVQLADTVGAGDAFSAVFLLGRARGWPLDVTLARANQFAGAVCGIVGAVPDDRAFYRPFIERWEI